GGGCTTTCCTGTGCTTATGGGCTAAGATAACTGGCatttctccccccttttttaattgttcttctgtgctgttttctaTATAATCATTATTATCATCATAAATACAGATGTTAGGCAGTTTCAGCCTGTGTTCTGGGTTTCTTCCTGTTCACCTCTGAGAtatctctgtctctgtggctggtGCTTTTGCACATTCTCCTCTCCCTGACACCAAGGACTTTTCTGAGTGATTGCAAGCAGCCTCAGTTTGACAGACTGCACAGCCCCAGTCACACATTCCTTCTGGACTTGCACACTGGaatttacagttttaaataattgaagTAAACTGTATGTATTTCATATACAGCTGGAAGAGGAGATAACTCCTCTTAACTCCATTTACTAGGCAGCCTCTGTTAGGAAGACATTTTCCATGCTAGAAATGTTTACAGCTCCTCAGGCAGAGATAATCAATGGAAGGCTACAGTCGTCATGTGTCAGCATGTCCACACCATGACGATTCACAAGCTGCTGatgttcttctgtttctttttttgggtgTCTTGTGGCTATAGTTTGTCTTCTGGttggaaaaacagaagtgaaagGCCACATCCAGTGCACTGCGACCTTGAGGCCATCCTCCTGTTACCAGCGCTGGGTCCTCTGCAGAAGAGTCATCAGTGCCACCGTCAGGATGTAAGCAGGGCATTGTTCAGTGTTAACCCATCAGTCATTTCCTCAGCTGTTGATGCATGTGATTCCTTTAACCTTTGCTTatcatttcttctgctgcttctgcttcacaCATGGACTTTTCCATTCATGCTGCATTCTTATCAGTCTTAATATTTCCATCACAAATCTCTGCATGCCGTAATACATGCTGTAAATTACAGTACAATAGAGAAAACTGCTTACATAGGGACAggaaatgtgttattttaaacTCTGATCTCCTTGACACTAGAAGGATACTTTGGGCTAACTGAAACCAAATCTAGCCAAACCAGTTCAAAAGTCAGTGTGAACATAACTTCCAATTTTGTCTAAAACATTTAAACTTATTTAAGATAAACCAAAACAATCCCAGTTTAAATCAAAAGAAGGCTTTCTCAGGACACCCAGTTGAAAGCCACTGGACCACAGCTCCTTGTGAGTGCTGAGGCAGTGAGGTCTGTTCTCTTTCTACTGCAGCTGTAACAGCAGCTTTCATACCACAAACTCTCGCTGCCATCTGCTAGCCTGGGGGGGCTGTAAGCTGCTGTTGGCCTGCAAGGGTTGAACCAAGGTTTCTTTGCAAGAACAATCCAAAACGCCAGTGGTCCATGAAGAGACTGTAGTAATTACAATGTCTGCGTGGCCTGATGACGAAACCTCTTGCAAATACACTCTTTTTGATACAGGAACTTAACCCATGGACACACCATAAAGATTTGAAATGTACTTGAGCAGTTAAAACAGTAACGAGAAGTTTGAAATCTTTGTGGCAACATATTTAAATAGTATGCCTTGCTCTTGGCTCCCGTATCAAAAGGAATGGAGTTACATGCCTGGTGTAATCTAAGAGCGAGTATTCTTCCTTGACCGAATTAAGAATCTGGCTACTGGTACTGACAGATGATGTGCAGATACTGTATTCAAAGCTCTTTCATTTTCAGGGTGATTCCTGAGGCATTTGGTGGTGCTTGCTTACACTTTTGCCTGTCACAGTGtgcaagagagagagacacaggTCAGTCAGTATGCTCAGTCTTCTGGGAGATGATCAATTAGGCTTGATAATCAGCACGTCCATACTGCCGGGTGCCTGCATTGGCAGGACCTCTCCGAAGGTCTGGCTGTGGACGATAGCAGTTAAGTCGGAAACACACAGATAACGGCGCTAGGAGGAAGAAGTCTGAGCGGCCGAAATCCGGGACGAGGTTCCTCCAGCCCCACGCTTAACTGGGAGCGGGCAGCGTCCCTGCGGGCTCCTCCCgcggccgggggccggggcgagCAGAGCGACGTTTCCCCGGCTCCAGCGGGAGCCCCCCGGTAGCCGCGACCAGCGGGGGGGGGCTCCGCGCCCCCGCCTCCGGGGCGCAGCCCCGGCCCTTGCTGCCGCCCGCCCACCGCTGGCCGTGCGAGCCCCCCCCTCCGCGgggaagggcagggcagggcagggccgggccgggccgggccgggagggagggagggagggagggcggtGGGAGGGCGCCCTGCGGCTCCTCATAtagccctgcccggggccgccgGCGCTCAGAGCCGGATCGGCAGCTGCCCGGGGGCGAGCGGTGCAGAGCCGGCGCGCCGTCCTTTCTTTCTGCGGAGGCTTTGGTGGGGTAGCGGCGGCAGCATGACTTCGGCGGCGCTGGAGATTTTGGGACTGGGGCTGGGCATCCTGGGCTGGGTGGGAGTGATCCTGGCCTGCGGGCTGCCCATGTGGCAGGTGTCGGCCTTCATCGACGTGAACATCGTGGTGGCGCAGACCATCTGGGAAGGGCTGTGGATGAACTGCGTGGTGCAGAGCACGGGGCAGATGCAGTGCAAGGTGTACGACTCCATCCTGGCGCTGCCGCCCGAGGTGCAGGCGGGCCGGGCGCTCACCGTCATCGTGgcgctgctggggctggtggcccTGATGGTGACCGTGGTGGGCGCGCAGTGCACCAACTGCATCCGGCCCGGCAAGATGAAGTCCCGCATCGTGATCGCCGGCGGGGCCATCTACATCCTCTGCGGGGTCCTGGTCCTCGTCCCGCTCTGCTGGTTCGCCAACATCGTCATCAGCGACTTCTACGACCCCACCGTGCCGCCGTCCCAGAAGCGGGAGATGGGGGCCGCGCTCTACATCGGCTGGGCGGCCACGGCCCTGCTGCTCTTCGGGGGCTGCctcatctgctgctgctcctgctcccagcgCGACGAGACCTCCTTCCCCGTCAAGTACTCGGCGCCGCGGCGGCCCACCTCCAACGGCGAGTACGACAAGAAGAACTACGTCTGAGCGGGGCCGCCCAGCTCCCCCGGCCCTGCGGGGACACGGACAGACGGCTGCGAGCCGGCGCTGCCGCGCTCCGCCGGCCGGTCACTCGGCACCGCGCCGGGAGCGTCTGCGGTGAGCTCCGGCGCTCCCCTGCCTAGAGTCTCTTCTTAACGGGGACCCCCGTAAAGCGGCAGCCCTAGGCAGGGcagcgccccgccgcccgccagCCCGGCTCCACCGGCGGGTCTGGCCGCTCCGCTGCGGGCAGAGCCGCGCTCGGCGCCGCCGGACACCCGGTACTCACCGCCCGCGGTGCCGGGGCGAGCAAAACCCTCTGCGGCCGCGCAGCGCAGCCGAACCGGCGTCTCCCCGGCCCGGCGCAGCCGGGGGGTAGAGAACCGAGGAGCCcgggcgagcggcggcggcgtcTGCCGGGACGCCCCGtccgggctccgccgccgccgccgcctgcccgcCCGGCTCCCGGCCCTTCCCCGGTGTTACCCTGAGAGACTTGTGAGTACTTTCGCTCCCGCTCTTGCTGCTGGTGCCTCTCGGGGCGCCGCCTGGCTGGTGGGACCGGGCCGTCGGGTGTGCACTGTCGCCGAGGAGAagcttcccttcttccttttctctcctgagAACGTGCATCTGGCTGTTCCCGCTGGGACTTTCACTGGATAGGGGTTTTTTATTCTTCTATTCGGCCAACTAAACTAGGGATTCTGTCT
This genomic interval from Buteo buteo chromosome 11, bButBut1.hap1.1, whole genome shotgun sequence contains the following:
- the CLDN5 gene encoding claudin-5, with translation MTSAALEILGLGLGILGWVGVILACGLPMWQVSAFIDVNIVVAQTIWEGLWMNCVVQSTGQMQCKVYDSILALPPEVQAGRALTVIVALLGLVALMVTVVGAQCTNCIRPGKMKSRIVIAGGAIYILCGVLVLVPLCWFANIVISDFYDPTVPPSQKREMGAALYIGWAATALLLFGGCLICCCSCSQRDETSFPVKYSAPRRPTSNGEYDKKNYV